One genomic region from Agelaius phoeniceus isolate bAgePho1 chromosome 25, bAgePho1.hap1, whole genome shotgun sequence encodes:
- the DCLRE1B gene encoding 5' exonuclease Apollo, producing the protein MSGTVLAGTPIAVDFWSLRKAAGARLFFLSHMHSDHTVGLSSTWSRPLYCSPLTARLLHHRLQVPKCWIRPLEVGQSHVVGEVTVTLIDSNHCPGSVMFLFEGTFGTILYTGDFRYTSAMQGEPALRGRHIDRLYLDNTHCHPQRALPSRALATRQAAHLIRAHPQHHVVIGVYTLGKETLLVELALEFSTWVVVSPWRLEQMRLLELPDVFTAEEGTGWIRAVDVAEICWDALVTWNAQHPTIAIIPTGRPVKVTHPNIHLVPYSDHSSFEELREFVKWLKPCSIIPIVKDDMCQVYFQEYLSSAPQVLPDFGVSKSVQQSGHQQSRRRGQKPTSLWKRALGSSVPRGVVYDSPEKNTEKPEVFTDVKVPQHYCEPALCSKECCTSHRGEKEELSGEQPGAAGAAPVSSEHLATGLAEQYLLTPLHVLKQFSSQKFDQLVEDFLRKKDTP; encoded by the exons ATGAGCGGGACGGTGCTGGCCGGGACCCCCATCGCCGTGGACTTCTGGAGCCTGCGGAAGGCGGCCGGGGCTCGCCTCTTCTTCCTGTCCCATATGCACTCGGACCACACGGTGGGGCTGTCTAGCACCTGGAGCCGCCCGCTGTACTGCTCCCCGCTCACCGCCCGCCTCCTGCATCACCGCCTGCAG GTGCCGAAGTGCTGGATCCGGCCGCTGGAGGTGGGGCAGAGCCATGTCGTGGGTGAGGTGACGGTGACGCTGATCGACTCCAACCACTGCCCCGGCTCCGTTATGTTCCTCTTTGAGGGTACTTTTGGCACCATCCTCTACACAG GAGATTTCCGCTACACGAGTGCCATGCAGGGCGAGCCGGCGCTGAGGGGCCGCCACATCGACCGCCTGTACCTGGACAACacgcactgccacccccagcgGGCGCTGCCCTCGCGGGCGCTGGCCACCCGCCAGGCCGCCCACCTCATCCGTGCCCACCCGCAGCACCACGTGGTCATCG GTGTGTACACCCTGGGCAAGGAGACGCTGCTGGTGGAGCTGGCGCTGGAGTTCAGCACGTGGGTGGTGGTGAGCCCCTGGCGCCTGGAGCAGATgcggctgctggagctgcccgaTGTGTTCACCGCCGAGGAGGGCACGGGCTGGATCCGCGCCGTGGATGTCGCTGAGATCTGCTGGGACGCGCTGGTCACCTGGAACGCGCAGCACCCCACCATCGCCATCATCCCCACGGGCAGGCCCGTGAAGGTCACCCACCCCAACATCCACCTCGTCCCCTACTCGGATCACTCGTCCTTTGAGGAGCTGCGTGAGTTTGTGAAGTGGCTGAAACCCTGCTCCATCATTCCCATTGTGAAGGACGACATGTGCCAGGTTTACTTTCAGGAATAcctgagctctgctccccaggTACTTCCTGACTTCGGAGTCTCAAAGTCTGTGCAACAGTCTGGACATCAGCAAAGCCGAAGGAGGGGGCAGAAACCCACAAGTCTCTGGAAAAGAGCCCTGGGGAGTTCTGTGCCCCGAGGGGTTGTTTATGACTCCCCAgagaaaaatactgagaaaCCTGAAGTGTTTACAGATGTTAAGGTTCCTCAGCACTACTGTGAGCCAGCTCTCTGCTCAAAAGAATGCTGCACTTCTCACAGGGGTGAGAAGGAAGAGCTGAGTGGGGAACAGccgggagcagcaggagctgcacctgTTTCCAGTGAGCACCTTGCAACTGGACTTGCAGAGCAGTATTTACTCACTCCCTTACACGTCCTAAAGCAGTTTTCCTCACAGAAGTTTGATCAGCTGGTAGAAGACTTTCTTCGGAAGAAAGACACGCCCTGA
- the AP4B1 gene encoding AP-4 complex subunit beta-1 isoform X1: MPYLGGEEAQRELRRALSNPHVQADPARYRGAVLRVIRLMAQGADVSGLFPEMVKAGAVPDVVQKKLVSFYVRAQAPQQPQLALLAVNSLLKDCAHPSPAVRGLALRTMCGLRMPGIQEYLQQPLVNGLRDKASYVRRAAVLGCAKMVKMQGDCEVDGALVNELYSLLRDQDPIVVVNCLRALEEILKKEGGVVINKPIAHHLLNRMPDLDQWGQSEVLTFLLRYKPRSEDELFDILNLLDGYLKSSSPSVVMAATKLFLVLAREYPDVQADVLVRVKGPLLSACTSESRELCFTALCHVRQILRSLPGHFSSHYKKFFCSYSEPHYIKCQKMEVLCELVNDENVQQVLEELKGYCTDVSAELAQGAIFAIANIARTYTEQCVGILTELLGLQQEHITSAVVRAFRDLAWLCPQCTDAVCQALPGCEDTIQDSEGKQALVWLLGTHGEKIPNAPYVLEDFVENVRSESFPAVKMELLTALLRLFLARPAECQDTLGRLLYFCIEEEQDMAVRDRGLFYYRLLQAGVEEVKRVLCSPKSDPSLGLLGDQSKQPVNAWALEFNTLATVYGRERWALATAQQPVEPSYSCSPAAGSRNRDTESLVSEGDKEVLEAHPDAPVSEGNKELLKAHPDAGSLSLIPDVSLSAEQFEKTWLSLDTSCQLSLPWCGPVHADTIQTALRVVHIHTIAMSRAGAQPWKAYLSAQDDSGCLFLTELLLQAADSELQVSVKQNEAKPEALQSFISALRTVLEAVAGLES, from the exons ATGCCGTACCTGGGCGGCGAGGAGGCGCAGCGGGAGCTGCGGCGGGCGCTGTCGAACCCGCACGTGCAGGCGGACCCGGCGCGGTACCGCGGCGCCGTGCTGCGCGTGATCCG GCTGATGGCGCAGGGCGCCGACGTGTCGGGGCTGTTCCCGGAGATGGTGAAGGCGGGCGCGGTGCCGGACGTGGTGCAGAAGAAGCTGGTGTCGTTCTACGTGCGCGCCCAGGCCCCGCAGCAGCCGCAGCTGGCGCTGCTCGCCGTGAACTCGCTGCTCAAGGACTGCGCGCACCCCAGCCCGGCCGTGCGGGGGCTCGCCCTGCGCACCATGTGCGGCCTCAG GATGCCCGGGATCCAGGAGtacctgcagcagcccctggtgaACGGGCTGCGGGACAAGGCGTCCTACGTGCGCAGGGCggccgtgctgggctgtgccaagATGGTGAAGATGCAGGGGGACTGCGAAGTGG ATGGTGCTCTGGTGAACGAGCTCTACAGTTTGCTTCGTGACCAGGACCCCATTGTGGTTGTGAACTGCCTGAGGGCCTTGGAAGAGATCTTGAAAAAGGAGGGAGGTGTTGTCATCAACAAACCCATTGCCCATCATCTCCTCAACAG gATGCCTGACCTGGACCAGTGGGGGCAGAGCGAGGTGCTCACCTTCCTGCTGCGCTACAAGCCCCGCAGCGAGGACGAGCTCTTCGACATCCTCAACCTGCTCGACGGCTACCtcaagagcagcagccccagcgtgGTGATGGCGGCCACCAAGCTGTTCCTGGTGCTGGCCAGGGAGTACCCAGATGTGCAGGCAGATGTGCTGGTGCGGGTGAAGGGCCCGCTGCTGTCTGCCTGCACCTCggagagcagggagctctgcttcACCGCGCTCTGCCACGTGCGCCAGATCCTCCGCAGCCTGCCCGGCCACTTCAGCAGCCACTACAAAAAGTTCTTCTGCTCCTACTCGGAGCCCCACTACATCAAATGCCAGAAGATGGAGGTGCTGTGTGAGCTGGTGAACGATGAGAACGTGCAgcaggtgctggaggagctgaagggTTACTGCACTGACGTGTCGGCGGAGCTGGCGCAGGGAGCGATCTTTGCCATAG CCAATATTGCCAGGACATACACAGAGCAGTGTGTGGGGATTCTGACAGAGCTTCTGGGGCTTCAGCAGGAGCACATCACCTCAG CTGTGGTCCGTGCTTTCCGAGAcctggcctggctgtgtccccagtgcACAGATGCCgtgtgccaggccctgccaggctgtgagGACACCATCCAGGACAGCGAG GGCAAACAAGCACTGGTCTGGCTCCTGGGCACCCACGGGGAGAAGATCCCGAACGCTCCCTATGTCTTGGAGGACTTTGTGGAGAACGTGAGGTCGGAGTCGTTCCCGGCGGTGAAGATGGAGCTGCTGACGGCGCTGCTGCGGCTCTTCCTGGCCCGGCCTGCGGAGTGCCAGGACACGCTGGGCAGGCTGCTCTACTTCTGCATTG aggaggagcaggacatGGCCGTGCGGGACCGTGGCCTCTTCTACTACCGCCTTCTGCAGGCTGGCGTGGAGGAAGTGAAGAGGGTCCTGTGCAGCCCCAAGTCTGACCCgtccctggggctcctgggggaccAGAGCAAGCAGCCTGTCAATGCCTGGGCTCTGGAGTTCAACACTCTGGCCACAGTTTATGGCAGAGAGCGCTGGGCGCTCGCCACCGCCCAGCAGCCTGTGGAGCCCTCCtactcctgctctcctgctgctggctccaggaACAGAGACACAG AATCCCTGGTTTCTGAAGGGGATAAGGAAGTCCTCGAGGCTCATCCTGATGCTCCAGTGTCTGAAGGGAATAAAGAACTCCTCAAGGCTCATCCTGATGCAGGCAGCCTAAGCTTGATTCCTGATGTGTCCCTGAGTGCAGAACAGTTTGAGAAGACCTGGCTGAGCCTGGACACGAGCTGCCAGCTCAGTCTGCCCTGGTGTGGGCCTGTCCATGCAGACACCATCCAGACAGCCCTTCGTGTGGTGCACATCCACACCATTGCcatgagcagagctggagcccagccctggaaaGCTTATCTGAGTGCCCAGGATGACTCAGGCTGCCTCTTCCTCACAGAGCTCCTGCTTCAGGCAGCAGATTCAGAGCTGCAGGTCTCAGTGAAGCAAAATGAAGCAAAGCCAGAGGCACTGCAGTCCTTCATCTCAGCCTTGAGGACAGTCCTGGAGGCAGTGGCTGGACTGGAGTCTTGA
- the AP4B1 gene encoding AP-4 complex subunit beta-1 isoform X2, translating into MPYLGGEEAQRELRRALSNPHVQADPARYRGAVLRVIRLMAQGADVSGLFPEMVKAGAVPDVVQKKLVSFYVRAQAPQQPQLALLAVNSLLKDCAHPSPAVRGLALRTMCGLRMPGIQEYLQQPLVNGLRDKASYVRRAAVLGCAKMVKMQGDCEVDGALVNELYSLLRDQDPIVVVNCLRALEEILKKEGGVVINKPIAHHLLNRMPDLDQWGQSEVLTFLLRYKPRSEDELFDILNLLDGYLKSSSPSVVMAATKLFLVLAREYPDVQADVLVRVKGPLLSACTSESRELCFTALCHVRQILRSLPGHFSSHYKKFFCSYSEPHYIKCQKMEVLCELVNDENVQQVLEELKGYCTDVSAELAQGAIFAIANIARTYTEQCVGILTELLGLQQEHITSAVVRAFRDLAWLCPQCTDAVCQALPGCEDTIQDSEGKQALVWLLGTHGEKIPNAPYVLEDFVENVRSESFPAVKMELLTALLRLFLARPAECQDTLGRLLYFCIESLVSEGDKEVLEAHPDAPVSEGNKELLKAHPDAGSLSLIPDVSLSAEQFEKTWLSLDTSCQLSLPWCGPVHADTIQTALRVVHIHTIAMSRAGAQPWKAYLSAQDDSGCLFLTELLLQAADSELQVSVKQNEAKPEALQSFISALRTVLEAVAGLES; encoded by the exons ATGCCGTACCTGGGCGGCGAGGAGGCGCAGCGGGAGCTGCGGCGGGCGCTGTCGAACCCGCACGTGCAGGCGGACCCGGCGCGGTACCGCGGCGCCGTGCTGCGCGTGATCCG GCTGATGGCGCAGGGCGCCGACGTGTCGGGGCTGTTCCCGGAGATGGTGAAGGCGGGCGCGGTGCCGGACGTGGTGCAGAAGAAGCTGGTGTCGTTCTACGTGCGCGCCCAGGCCCCGCAGCAGCCGCAGCTGGCGCTGCTCGCCGTGAACTCGCTGCTCAAGGACTGCGCGCACCCCAGCCCGGCCGTGCGGGGGCTCGCCCTGCGCACCATGTGCGGCCTCAG GATGCCCGGGATCCAGGAGtacctgcagcagcccctggtgaACGGGCTGCGGGACAAGGCGTCCTACGTGCGCAGGGCggccgtgctgggctgtgccaagATGGTGAAGATGCAGGGGGACTGCGAAGTGG ATGGTGCTCTGGTGAACGAGCTCTACAGTTTGCTTCGTGACCAGGACCCCATTGTGGTTGTGAACTGCCTGAGGGCCTTGGAAGAGATCTTGAAAAAGGAGGGAGGTGTTGTCATCAACAAACCCATTGCCCATCATCTCCTCAACAG gATGCCTGACCTGGACCAGTGGGGGCAGAGCGAGGTGCTCACCTTCCTGCTGCGCTACAAGCCCCGCAGCGAGGACGAGCTCTTCGACATCCTCAACCTGCTCGACGGCTACCtcaagagcagcagccccagcgtgGTGATGGCGGCCACCAAGCTGTTCCTGGTGCTGGCCAGGGAGTACCCAGATGTGCAGGCAGATGTGCTGGTGCGGGTGAAGGGCCCGCTGCTGTCTGCCTGCACCTCggagagcagggagctctgcttcACCGCGCTCTGCCACGTGCGCCAGATCCTCCGCAGCCTGCCCGGCCACTTCAGCAGCCACTACAAAAAGTTCTTCTGCTCCTACTCGGAGCCCCACTACATCAAATGCCAGAAGATGGAGGTGCTGTGTGAGCTGGTGAACGATGAGAACGTGCAgcaggtgctggaggagctgaagggTTACTGCACTGACGTGTCGGCGGAGCTGGCGCAGGGAGCGATCTTTGCCATAG CCAATATTGCCAGGACATACACAGAGCAGTGTGTGGGGATTCTGACAGAGCTTCTGGGGCTTCAGCAGGAGCACATCACCTCAG CTGTGGTCCGTGCTTTCCGAGAcctggcctggctgtgtccccagtgcACAGATGCCgtgtgccaggccctgccaggctgtgagGACACCATCCAGGACAGCGAG GGCAAACAAGCACTGGTCTGGCTCCTGGGCACCCACGGGGAGAAGATCCCGAACGCTCCCTATGTCTTGGAGGACTTTGTGGAGAACGTGAGGTCGGAGTCGTTCCCGGCGGTGAAGATGGAGCTGCTGACGGCGCTGCTGCGGCTCTTCCTGGCCCGGCCTGCGGAGTGCCAGGACACGCTGGGCAGGCTGCTCTACTTCTGCATTG AATCCCTGGTTTCTGAAGGGGATAAGGAAGTCCTCGAGGCTCATCCTGATGCTCCAGTGTCTGAAGGGAATAAAGAACTCCTCAAGGCTCATCCTGATGCAGGCAGCCTAAGCTTGATTCCTGATGTGTCCCTGAGTGCAGAACAGTTTGAGAAGACCTGGCTGAGCCTGGACACGAGCTGCCAGCTCAGTCTGCCCTGGTGTGGGCCTGTCCATGCAGACACCATCCAGACAGCCCTTCGTGTGGTGCACATCCACACCATTGCcatgagcagagctggagcccagccctggaaaGCTTATCTGAGTGCCCAGGATGACTCAGGCTGCCTCTTCCTCACAGAGCTCCTGCTTCAGGCAGCAGATTCAGAGCTGCAGGTCTCAGTGAAGCAAAATGAAGCAAAGCCAGAGGCACTGCAGTCCTTCATCTCAGCCTTGAGGACAGTCCTGGAGGCAGTGGCTGGACTGGAGTCTTGA
- the PTPN22 gene encoding tyrosine-protein phosphatase non-receptor type 22, translating into MDQREILLQNLERAQGKKLNKGEFAEEFLKLKRQSTKYRSDKIYPTAASEQPENVKKNRYKDILPFDHSRVELSLITSDTDSHYINANFIKGVYGPRAYIATQGPLPTTVTDFWRMIWEYEVLVVVMACMEFEMGKKKCERYWAEVDGSPLQCGPFSITCEAEERRNEYVIRTLKVTLNEAARTIFHFHYKNWPDHHVPSSIEPILELVRDIRCHQPDDRVPVCIHCSAGCGRTGVICAIDYTQKLLKDGIVPVNFSVFNLIQEMRTQRPCIVQTKEQYELVYDAVIELFRRQIQALDAQKDSAASQEGAGHPVAKPVLTPVEDIYGLSSLTCSEPEEQTPDQHLPPQQDGHRHLPPVAQSKMSLPSLCAPGAQPRSAREVPPIRQAISFGALNFSSCTKAAAGEPWGAGGAPQKRCSWELELQLPPKGAGRRAPGARAPLAWTVSTPLGLGQRGEGWEWDAGDAKPVWSPQWPKGHSSFQDGFSPVALNPPRRAADAPSGHRKQGQCPHPSLCSAEDPYFSSLSPEEPVSPVFPFLGAQDELLPSCSASAPLQPSTASSPSPHHAPLDQERICSSAPLPQPDDDDDDDDAPPLPQRTPESFIVASEAGQFPQATPDFQIPERNPNIGTSWEWSGESHSEGFHDPVRLRPCKSVKLWSPRTETAQDGSSSPPPLPERTPESFVLAEAAGLQPAARNSSGPAGLENKGSGTSSKDLIKCFRRSKSLKILKNVRKSICNPSSLTKSSEPAPTNSPRSFLNFGFANRFSKPKGPRNPPPAWNI; encoded by the exons ATGGACCAGAGGGAGATCCTGCTCCAGAACCTGGAAAGGGCCCAGGGCAAGAAGCTCAACAAAGGAGAGTTTGCAGAGGAGTTTTTG AAGCTGAAGAGACAGTCAACAAAGTACAGGTCGGATAAAATCTACCCCACAGCAGCGTCTGAGCAGCCAGAGAATGTCAAGAAGAACAGATACAAGGACATCTTACCTT tTGACCACAGCAGAGTGGAGCTGTCCCTGATTACGTCAGACACAGATTCTCATTACATCAATGCCAACTTCATCAAG GGTGTCTATGGGCCAAGAGCATACATTGCAACCCAGGGTCCTCTCCCCACTACTGTCACTGACTTTTGGAGGATGATTTGGGAGTATGAAGTCCTG GTCGTGGTCATGGCTTGTATGGAGTTTGAAATGGGGAAG AAGAAATGTGAGCGGTACTGGGCGGAGGTGGACGGGTCCCCCCTGCAATGTGGCCCTTTCTCCATCACCTGT gaggctgaggagaggaggaatGAGTATGTGATTAGAACTTTAAAGGTGACCCTGAATGAG GCAGCCCGCACCATCTTCCACTTCCACTACAAGAACTGGCCAGACCACCACGTGCCCTCGTCCATCGAGCCCATCCTGGAGCTCGTCAGGGACATTCGCTGCCACCAGCCCGATGACAGGGTCCCTGTCTGCATCCACTGCAG TGCTGGCTGCGGCAGAACCGGCGTCATCTGCGCCATCGACTACACCCAGAAGCTGCTGAAGGATGGG ATTGTTCCAGTGAACTTCAGTGTTTTCAACCTGATCCAGGAGATGCGCACACAGAGACCCTGCATAGTGCAGACCAAG GAGCAGTATGAGCTGGTTTACGATGCCGTGATTGAGCTCTTCAGAAGGCAGATTCAAGCACTCGATGCCCAGAAAGATTCTGCTGCTTCACAG gaaGGAGCAGGGCATCCTGTAGCCAAGCCCGTCCTGACTCCAGTGGAAGACATTTATGGCCTGAGTTCCCTCACCTG ctcagagccagAGGAGCAGACCCCAGACCAACACCTCCCtccacagcaggatgggcaccGACATCTCCCTCCGGTGGCACAGAGCAAAATGTCCCTGCCCTCGCTGTGTgccccaggggcacagccccGCTCTGCCAGGGAGGTGCCCCCCATCAGACAGGCCATCTCCTTCGGGGCTCTCAacttctccagctgcaccaaggcagctgctggcgagccctggggtgctgggggtgccccTCAGAAAcgctgcagctgggagctggagctgcagctgcccccaaagggagcaggcaggagggcacCTGGTGCCAGAGCACCTCTGGCATGGACTGTATCGACCCCTCTGGGCCTGGGGCAGCGGGgagagggctgggaatgggatgcAGGGGATGCCAAGCCTGTTTGGAGTCCCCAGTGGCCAAAAGGTCACTCGAGcttccaggatggattttcccCTGTGGCCCTGAACCCCCCCAGACGAGCAGCAGATGCCCCCTCAGGCCACAGGAAGCAGGGGCAATGCCCTCacccttccctgtgctcagcagaagACCCCTACTTCTCATCACTATCTCCAGAGGAGCCTGTGTCCCCCGTGTTTCCCTTTCTGGGGGCGCAGGATGAGCTCCTCCCTTCGTGCTCTGCCAGTGCCCCCctacagcccagcacagccagctccccaTCACCCCACCACGCTCCCCTGGACCAGGAGAGGATCTGCTCCTCGG cccccctgccccagcctgatgatgatgatgatgatgatgatgctcCACCCCTGCCCCAGCGCACCCCCGAGTCCTTCATTGTGGCCAGTGAGGCAG GGCAATTTCCTCAGGCCACTCCGGATTTCCAGATTCCAGAGAGAAATCCAAATATTGGAACCTCCTGGGAGTGGAGTGGTGAGTCTCACTCAGAGGGGTTTCATGACCCTGTGAGACTGAGACCATGTAAG AGTGTGAAGCTTTGGAGCCCACGAACAG AGACAGCCCAGGATGGCTCCAGTTCTCCTCCTCCGCTCCCTGAAAGAACCCCGGAGTCGTTTGTTCTCGCTGAGGCAGCAG GTCTCCAGCCTGCTGCAAGAAATTCCTCGGGTCCTGCAGGTTTGGAGAACAAGGGCTCAGGAACATCCTCCAAAGATCTCATTAAATGCTTCAGGAGGAGCAag agcttgaaaatattgaaaaatgtGAGAAAAA gCATCTGCAATCCATCTTCACTGACAAAATCATCAGAACCTGCCCCAACAAACTCTCCAAGGTCTTTCCTTAACTTTG GCTTTGCAAATCGATTTTCAAAACCTAAAGGACCAAGAAATCCACCCCCAGCATGGAATATTTAG